The Actinomycetes bacterium region CCGCGCGCCGAAGCGTCTTGCGACGGAGTACCTCGACGCCTCACGGTGACCGTGCTCATCCTGGGCGATGCCCAGTCACGACGCTGTATGAAGTCAACGGCGTGAGCAGGCGCCAGCGGCGGGTCGGCATTACCTTCGGGGTGCGCTCGGCGGGCGCCGTGCCGTCGCACAACCGTGGGCTGCGACGGCACGGGATTCCCTCAGGTGTGTTCGTGGCCTGCGGGTGGTGCCGATCGGGTGGCGTCGGGTCGCAACCCGGTCGATGAACTGAAGTCCGCCTCCTTCAGGTGGGCGCCACGGAGGATCGCCCTATCCAGGTGGGCGCCACTGAGGTCCGCCTCTTCAAGTTCGGCGCCATCGAGGTTCCCCGGCTGATCGGCTGTAGGCCCCGGCGTCTGGGTGTTGGTCTCTCCAACCAGGCCAAGCGCAGGCGTAGAGTCGGGCTGCTGGGTTCTCGGAGGGAGGTCGCCATTGGGCGGTGGTGGTTCTCCCCGACAGGGCTCGGCTGAGCCGCTGATCGGACGGGACAAGGACGTCGAGTTCCTTCGCTCGTTCGTTGATCGGTCCGCCGTCGGTGGCGGTGCGCTCCTCCTGTCAGGGGATGCCGGCGTCGGTAAGACGGTGCTGTTGGACGCCGCTGCGGCGCACGCAACGGCTGCCGGTACGCGGCTGCTGCGCGCCGCTGGTGCGGAGTTCGAGGCCGACGTGAGCTTCGCGGCGCTCAACCAGGTCCTGTACCCGCTCTTCGATGGACTCCAGCGGTTGAGCGCGATGCACGGCCGTGCGCTGCGGGTTGCCTTGGGTCTGAGCGATGGGTCGCCCCCGGGCCAGCTGGTGGTCTCCAACGCGGCGCTCGCCCTGCTCCTCCAAGCTGCCGCTGCCCGCCCGTTGCTGGTGATCGTTGACGACCTGCCGTGGGTGGATCGGGCCAGCGCCGTGGTGCTGGGGTTCGTCGCCCGCCGCCTTGCCGGCAGCCGGGTTGGGTTCCTCGCCGCGTCCCGGTCAGGAGAGGAGAGCTTCTTCGAACGGGGCGGCCTGCCTGGGTATGAGCTGCTGCCGCTCGACGATGCAGCCGCGGCCGCCCTGATCGGGGACCGCTTTCCTGCGTTGGCGCCGCGGGTCCGCCAGCGGCTGCTGGCCGACGCCCAAGGCAACCCGCTGGCCTTGCTGGAGCTGCCCGTGGCACTACTCAGCGGCCCCCAACGCGCCGGGGCGCTGCCCGCGGTGCTGCCGCTGAGCCGGCGTCTCCAGTCGCTGTTCGCGTCGCGGGTCAGCGGCTTGCCCGCTGCGACCCGTGACCTGCTCCTGCTCGCGGTCTTGGATGGCACCGGCGACCTTAGCGTTCTGAAGGGCGCTGCGTCCGGACAGCGAGGGATCGAGGACCTCGCCCCAGCGGAACGGGCGCGGTTGGTGCATGTCGACGAAGGCACAGGCCGACTGGTGTTCCGCCATCCGCTGACCCGGTCCGCTGTCATGGAGCTGTCGACCAGCGATCAGCGTCGCCGCGTCCACGGGGTGCTGGCCGAGCAGCTCGCGGATCAGCCCGAGCGCCGCGCCTGGCACCTCGCCGAAGCGGCGGTCGAGCCCGACGAGCAAGTCGCCGGCCTGCTCGAGCAAGTCGCACACTTGACCCTGCGGCGCGGCGACGCCGTCGGCGCCATTGCCGCGTTGCTTCGTGCCGCTGAGCTGAGCCCTCGTGGCGCTGAGCGGAGTCGCCGGTTGGCCGAGGCCGCCTACCTTGGCGCCGACGTGACCGGTGATCTGCGCAACGTGCCGCAGCTGCTGGAGGATGCGCGCCGGGCCGATCCCGAGCGGGCCGGGTCGCTGGCCGCCGCGGTCGCGGCCTCCTCCCACCTGCTCAACGGCGATGGTGACGTCGACACCGCCCACCGCCTGCTCGTCGGCGCGATCGAAATGAAGGCGGGGCCGTACGACGCCGACGACAATATCCTTATCGAGGCGCTGCACACCCTGCTCCTGGTGTGCTTTTTCGGTGGGCGCTCCGAGCTTTGGGAACCCTTCGATACCGCAATCGGCCAGGTAAGGCCGCATGTCCCCGAGATCCTCGCCGTGCTCAGCAAGACCTTTCCCGACCCGGCTCGTACGGCGCTGCCAGCTCTCGACCAGCTCGACGCCGCCATCGCGGGCCTGCGCCACGAGGCCGACCCGGTCCGTATCGTGCGTGTTGGCATCGCGGCCGCGTACGTCGATCGGCTGGCTGGCTGCCGGGAGGCGTTGTGGCGGGTTGTCCGCGACGGTCGGGGTGGCGGTGCCGTCACCTCGGCGATCGACGCGCTGTTCCTCCTGGCCAACGACGGCTTCCTGGCCGGTCAGTGGGACGAAGTAGTGCAGGTGTGTGATGAAGGCCTCAGGCTCTGTGAAGCCCACAGCTACCGGCTGTTGGCGTGGCCAGGGCTTTTCCTGCAGGCGCTGCTCGCTGCCGCCCGCGGTGACGACACCCAGACACGGGCCCTGACCGACGAGATGACCCGGTGGGCATCGCCCCGGAGGGTCGGTTCGGTCCAAAGCTATGCCTCGCACGCCAAAGCGCTCGCGGCGCTTGGGCGAGGTGACTTCGAGGACGCCTATCAGCACGCGACCGCGGTCAGTCCTGCCGGTGTGCTCGCTTCCCACGTCCCGCACGCGCTGTGGCTTGTCATGGACGTCACCGAGGCCGCCATGCGCACCGGCCGCCACGCCGAGGCGGCAGCCCACGTCGCCGCCGTGCGCGAGGCCGACATCGCCGCGATCTCGCCACGACTCGCCCTGATCACCGGCGGATCGGCAGCCATCGCCGCCCCCGACCACGAAGCTGGAGAACTGTTCGAGAAGGCCCTCGCCATCCCGGGCGCCGACCGCTGGCCGTTCGACCTGGCTCGGATCCAGCTTGGCTACGGTGAGCGCCTGCGCCGGACCAAGGCCACCACCGAGGCACGCAAGCATCTCGCCGCCGCGCTCGACACCTTCCAGCGGCTCGGGGCCCAGCCATGGGCGGCGCGAGCCGGCAACGAGCTGCGGGCCACCGGCCTGTCCATCAGGCAGGCCGACACCATCGGGCCGGCGTCGCTCACGCCCCAGCAGCGGGAGATCGCCATGCTCGCGGCCGCGGGCCTGACCAACAAGCAGATCGGCGAGCGGCTCTTCCTCTCCCCCCGCACCATCGCAACCCACCTGTACCAACTCTTTCCGAAACTCGGCGTCACCTCCCGCGCCGCACTCCGCGACGCGCTGACAGCCCCACCCACCGAGCTTCCACAACAAGGCAATCAGGGCCACGCGCCTGACAACTGACGTCCATTACAGGACCAAGCTGCGCTCTCCGCTGCTGAGCCGCGATCACCGTCGCGGCCGTTCAAGCACGCACCGCTGCGTCAGGGCGAAGAGGCGAGGCATCCGAGGGCAACAGCGTTCAAACCCCAGTCAGATGACTGAATCGGTCCGGTACGGCATCGCCCTAGCATGGCGACATCGGCCGACATACCCCAACCGTTCCCACAAGAGAGGACATCATCATGAGCACAGGCTCAGCAGCGAGGAACATCGTTCTCGTCCACGGCGGTTTCGTGGACGGGTCCGGCTGGCAGGCCGTCTACAGCATGCTGACCAAGAACGGCTACAACGTCAGCGTCGTGCAGAATCCGACCCTGTCGCTGGAGAACGACGCCGCCGCGACACGGTGGGTCATCGACGCGCAGGACGGTCCGGTCGTCCTGGTCGGCCACTCCTACGGGGGGGCGGTCATCACCGAGGCGGGCACCGACGACAACGTCGCGGCCCTCGTCTACATCGCGGCGTTCGCGCCAGACAAGGGCGAGTCGGTCAACACGCTGATCGCCGACCCGCCGCCCGGCGCTCCGGTGCCGCCAATCCTGCCGCCCAAGGACGGCTTCCTGCTCCTGGACCGCGAGAAGTTCCCTGCCTCGTTCGCCGGTGACCTGCCTGCCGAGCAGGCCGCGTTCATGGCCGACTCCCAGGTCCCGTGGGGCGTGGACGCCCTCAGCGGATCGATCACGGACGCCGCCTGGCGGACCAAGCCGAGCTGGTACCTGGTCGCAACCGAGGATCGGATGATCCCCCCGCCGGCGCAGCGCGCCATGTCCGAGCGGGCTGGTTCCACGGTGGTCGAGGTGGCCGGCAGCCACGCCATCTACCTGTCACAACCGGCCGCGGTGGCCGCGCTCATCGAGCAGGCCGCGTCCGCGGTGGCCGCCGGGTAACAACCGCTGTCGGGGTGTGTCCGCCACCCTGGGCCGTCCGCCGATACGGGCGGCCCAGGGTGGCCCGAACGGTGCGGGCAGCCTGGACGGCGGACGCGCCC contains the following coding sequences:
- a CDS encoding helix-turn-helix transcriptional regulator, whose amino-acid sequence is MAPRVRQRLLADAQGNPLALLELPVALLSGPQRAGALPAVLPLSRRLQSLFASRVSGLPAATRDLLLLAVLDGTGDLSVLKGAASGQRGIEDLAPAERARLVHVDEGTGRLVFRHPLTRSAVMELSTSDQRRRVHGVLAEQLADQPERRAWHLAEAAVEPDEQVAGLLEQVAHLTLRRGDAVGAIAALLRAAELSPRGAERSRRLAEAAYLGADVTGDLRNVPQLLEDARRADPERAGSLAAAVAASSHLLNGDGDVDTAHRLLVGAIEMKAGPYDADDNILIEALHTLLLVCFFGGRSELWEPFDTAIGQVRPHVPEILAVLSKTFPDPARTALPALDQLDAAIAGLRHEADPVRIVRVGIAAAYVDRLAGCREALWRVVRDGRGGGAVTSAIDALFLLANDGFLAGQWDEVVQVCDEGLRLCEAHSYRLLAWPGLFLQALLAAARGDDTQTRALTDEMTRWASPRRVGSVQSYASHAKALAALGRGDFEDAYQHATAVSPAGVLASHVPHALWLVMDVTEAAMRTGRHAEAAAHVAAVREADIAAISPRLALITGGSAAIAAPDHEAGELFEKALAIPGADRWPFDLARIQLGYGERLRRTKATTEARKHLAAALDTFQRLGAQPWAARAGNELRATGLSIRQADTIGPASLTPQQREIAMLAAAGLTNKQIGERLFLSPRTIATHLYQLFPKLGVTSRAALRDALTAPPTELPQQGNQGHAPDN
- a CDS encoding alpha/beta hydrolase, encoding MSTGSAARNIVLVHGGFVDGSGWQAVYSMLTKNGYNVSVVQNPTLSLENDAAATRWVIDAQDGPVVLVGHSYGGAVITEAGTDDNVAALVYIAAFAPDKGESVNTLIADPPPGAPVPPILPPKDGFLLLDREKFPASFAGDLPAEQAAFMADSQVPWGVDALSGSITDAAWRTKPSWYLVATEDRMIPPPAQRAMSERAGSTVVEVAGSHAIYLSQPAAVAALIEQAASAVAAG